From Triticum aestivum cultivar Chinese Spring chromosome 4A, IWGSC CS RefSeq v2.1, whole genome shotgun sequence, a single genomic window includes:
- the LOC123084457 gene encoding GDSL esterase/lipase At2g04020-like, giving the protein MVTARLEAAGSGIRAAPISIEQFHRALLSPLHRLHRDLVLLTRPTPLVPALFVIGDSTFDVGTNNYLGTLARADREPYGRDFDTHRPTGRFSNGRIPVDYLAEKMGLPFVPTYLEQSMRIGSGGVGLKRRELAGRPGTWGGLCLRLGQAALAAASLAVMFNHEGLC; this is encoded by the exons ATGGTGACGGCGAGGCTAGAGGCCGCCGGATCCGGGATCAGGGCGGCGCCCATCTCGATCGAGCAGTTCCACCGGGCTCTCCTCTCGCCGCTGCACCGTCTCCATCGAGATTTGGTGCTCCTCACCCGACCCACCCCGCTCGTCCCCGCGCTCTTCGTCATCGGTGACTCCACATTCGACGTCGGCACCAACAACTACCTCGGCACGCTCGCCCGCGCCGATCGCGAGCCCTACGGGCGGGACTTCGACACCCACCGCCCCACAGGACGCTTCTCCAATGGCCGCATCCCCGTCGACTACCTCG CGGAGAAGATGGGGCTTCCCTTCGTGCCTACGTACCTGGAGCAGAGCATGCGCATCGGCAGCGGCGGTGTTGGCCTCAAGAGAAGGGAGCTGGCGGGGAGGCCTGGGACGTGGGGTGGGCTCTGCCTGCGGCTCGGCCAGGCCGCGcttgccgccgcctccctcgccgtcatg TTTAATCATGAGGGGCTTTGCTAA
- the LOC123083490 gene encoding uncharacterized protein, giving the protein MSSLSLLSFSYLIASMGLQALWSLGLACLDGYVLKVKRDLNNAVLVSLFVVGDWVTHPRGAEGGTHLVGHQGPALLLFLAEVSLRPWRICRRRWCNQRGRRFWWTTCYGLLRCFWIYTELYYLHRIHKDFLSQ; this is encoded by the exons ATGAGCTCTTTGTCTCTTTTGAGTTTCAGCTATCTGATTGCGTCGATGGGATTGCAAGCACTGTGGAGCTTGGGACTTGCATGTCTTGATGGATACGTCCTTAAAGTCAAAAGAGATCTCAACAATGCTGTTTTAGTGAGCTTATTTGTTGTCGGGGACTGG GTCACCCATCCTCGAGGGGCAGAAGGAGGGACGCATCTAGTTGGCCATCAAGGACCTGCTCTGCTCCTCTTCCTTGCAG AAGTCAGCCTCCGGCCATGGCGGATCTGCAGACGCCGCTGGTGCAACCAAAGAGGAAGAAGGTTCTGGTGGACTACCTGCTACGGTTTGCTTCGGTGTTTCTGGATTTACACTGAATTGTACTATCTACATCGCATTCATAAAG ATTTCCTCTCACAGTAG